In Streptomyces sp. NBC_00414, a single window of DNA contains:
- a CDS encoding helix-turn-helix transcriptional regulator: MTTEDLVRLRKARDRMDREYAEPLDVPMLARTALMSPGHFQRSFRAAFGETPYGYLMTRRIERAKALLRRGDLSVTEVCFAVGCTSLGSFSSRFTELVGETPSAYRARSHEPGAAIPACVAKTYTRPVRRAAAKPLA; encoded by the coding sequence ATGACCACGGAGGACTTGGTCCGACTGCGCAAGGCACGCGACCGGATGGACCGTGAGTACGCCGAGCCGCTGGACGTGCCCATGCTCGCGCGCACCGCGCTGATGTCCCCGGGCCACTTCCAGCGCAGCTTCCGCGCGGCCTTCGGCGAGACGCCGTACGGCTATCTCATGACACGCCGCATCGAGCGCGCGAAGGCACTGCTCCGGCGCGGCGACCTGAGCGTCACGGAGGTCTGCTTCGCGGTGGGATGTACGTCGCTCGGTTCGTTCAGCTCCCGCTTCACGGAGCTGGTCGGAGAGACGCCGAGCGCGTACCGGGCGCGGTCGCACGAGCCGGGGGCGGCGATCCCGGCATGCGTGGCGAAGACGTACACGCGACCGGTGCGCCGTGCCGCGGCGAAACCTCTAGCGTGA
- a CDS encoding VOC family protein produces the protein MDLKISQCFISVDDHDRALAFYRDVLGLEVRNDVGFEGMRWVTVGPPLQPDVEIVLEPPLADPNAPAADRQAVAELLAKGLLRGVIFTTENCDATYERLLAADADVLQEPMDQPYGVRDCAVRDPAGNLLRFTQRKTAGSDS, from the coding sequence ATGGACCTCAAAATCTCGCAGTGCTTCATCTCGGTCGACGATCACGACCGGGCGCTCGCCTTCTACCGTGACGTGCTGGGCCTGGAGGTCCGCAACGACGTCGGTTTCGAGGGCATGCGCTGGGTCACTGTCGGTCCACCGCTCCAGCCGGACGTCGAGATCGTCCTGGAACCGCCCCTGGCCGATCCGAACGCGCCGGCGGCGGACCGGCAGGCGGTGGCCGAACTGCTGGCCAAGGGGCTGCTCCGCGGCGTCATCTTCACCACGGAGAACTGCGACGCGACGTACGAGCGGCTGCTCGCCGCGGACGCCGACGTCCTCCAGGAACCGATGGACCAGCCGTACGGAGTCCGTGACTGCGCGGTCCGCGACCCCGCGGGCAACCTGCTGCGCTTCACCCAGCGCAAGACCGCGGGCTCGGACAGCTGA
- a CDS encoding dihydrofolate reductase family protein: MRKLTYFIACSIDGFIGDPGGDAASMYPFVDEEFFEFLKAEYPETMPTHGRRAAGLDDLANQKYDTIVQGRGSYDLALGIGVTSPYAHMREYVASRTLKESPDPNVEIVADDLVGKVRELKAEDGDFGIYLCGGAQIAGELIDEVDELVIKTYPIVLGTGMPMFGSGFAVSEFTLGEVRTFKNGAVVRTYSRKR; the protein is encoded by the coding sequence TTGCGAAAGCTCACGTATTTCATCGCCTGCTCGATCGACGGCTTCATCGGCGATCCGGGCGGCGACGCGGCGTCGATGTACCCCTTCGTGGACGAGGAGTTCTTCGAGTTCCTCAAGGCCGAGTATCCCGAGACGATGCCAACCCACGGGCGTCGCGCGGCGGGCCTCGACGACCTGGCGAACCAGAAGTACGACACGATCGTCCAGGGCCGCGGCAGCTACGACCTGGCGCTGGGGATCGGCGTCACCAGCCCGTACGCCCACATGCGCGAGTACGTGGCCTCGCGCACGCTCAAGGAGTCGCCCGACCCGAACGTCGAGATCGTCGCCGACGACCTGGTCGGCAAGGTCCGCGAACTCAAGGCGGAGGACGGCGACTTCGGCATCTATCTGTGCGGTGGCGCGCAGATCGCGGGCGAGCTGATCGACGAGGTCGACGAGCTGGTCATCAAGACGTACCCCATCGTGCTGGGCACCGGCATGCCGATGTTCGGCTCCGGTTTCGCGGTCAGCGAGTTCACGCTCGGCGAGGTGCGTACGTTCAAGAACGGGGCGGTCGTGCGGACGTACAGCAGGAAGCGCTGA
- a CDS encoding TetR/AcrR family transcriptional regulator, whose protein sequence is MVSNPQRRAALVDAGVEVLAREGARGLTFRAVDAEAGVPVGTASNYFTGRDDLLRQIDARLHERLAPDPEALAELLKAPRDHVLITAFMHDLMARAQRDRTGYLGLLEMRLEATRRPELRASYTKTVRADLEHGMEFHRAAGLPGGDETVAILYVAMLGLILEHLTLPGVLDGVLPGVSVPDGLVERIVTTIVPPPTA, encoded by the coding sequence ATGGTGAGCAACCCGCAGCGCCGGGCCGCCCTGGTCGACGCCGGTGTGGAGGTACTGGCGCGCGAGGGGGCCCGCGGGCTGACCTTCCGCGCGGTGGACGCCGAGGCCGGGGTGCCGGTGGGCACCGCCTCGAACTACTTCACCGGCCGCGACGACCTGCTCCGGCAGATCGACGCCCGGCTGCACGAACGGCTCGCCCCGGACCCGGAGGCCCTGGCCGAGCTCCTGAAGGCACCGAGGGACCACGTGCTGATCACGGCCTTCATGCACGACCTCATGGCCCGCGCCCAACGGGACCGCACCGGCTATCTCGGCCTGCTGGAAATGCGCCTGGAGGCCACCCGCCGCCCCGAACTGCGGGCCTCCTACACGAAGACCGTCCGGGCCGACCTCGAACACGGCATGGAGTTCCACCGCGCCGCGGGCCTCCCGGGCGGCGACGAGACCGTGGCGATCCTGTACGTCGCCATGCTCGGCCTGATCCTCGAACACCTGACCCTGCCGGGGGTACTGGACGGCGTACTCCCGGGCGTGAGCGTCCCGGACGGCCTGGTGGAACGAATCGTCACCACCATCGTCCCGCCGCCCACAGCCTGA